Proteins from a genomic interval of Sparus aurata chromosome 21, fSpaAur1.1, whole genome shotgun sequence:
- the kdsr gene encoding 3-dehydrosphinganine reductase gives MSSEEGLSSSITDWFFINSWWLLLPFIMLLVVAAFIVAFVLLLYMISPLISPKPLKLNGAHVVVTGGSSGIGKCIAVECYRQGAFITLVARDEVKLLQAKKEVEKFAINDKQVVLCISVDVSSDYSQVESVIKQAQEKLGPVDMLVNCAGTSISGKFEDVEVDRFKKLMEVNYLGSVYPTRAVITTMKERRMGRIMFVSSQAGQIGLFGYTAYSPSKFALRGLAESLQMEIKPYNIYVTVAYPPDTDTPGLAEENKTKPLETKLIAETSGVCQPDQVAKIIVRDAVQGNFNSSVGPDGYMLSALTCGMSPVTSITEGLQQIVTMGLFRTIALFYLGSFDSIVRRCMIQREQSKAADKRE, from the exons ATGTCCTCTGAAGAAGGGTTGAGCTCATCGATCACGGATTGGTTTTTCATCAATTCCTGGTGGCTCCTTCTGCCATTCATAATGCTTCTCGTAGTTGCTGCCTTCATTGTGGcttttgtgttgctgttatACATGATATCGCCTCTCATTAGTCCCAAACCTTTGAAACTGAACGGGGCCCACGTCGTG GTCACAGGAGGCTCAAGTGGGATTGGGAAATGCATTGCTGTCGAGTGCTACAGGCAAGGTGCATTCATCACATTGGTGGCACGAGATGAG GTTAAGTTGCTTCAAGCAAAGAAAGAGGTGGAGAAATTTGCCATCAATGACAAGCAG GTGGTGCTCTGCATATCAGTGGATGTTTCCAGTGATTATAGCCAGGTGGAAAGTGTGATAAAACAG GCCCAAGAGAAGCTGGGGCCCGTTGATATGTTGGTGAACTGTGCTGGAACGTCCATTTCAGGAAAGTTTGAGGACGTGGAAGTGGACCGTTTCAAA AAACTGATGGAGGTGAACTACCTGGGTAGCGTTTACCCGACACGGGCTGTCATAACCACAATGAAGGAGCGAAGAATGGGCCGCATCATGTTCGTGTCCTCCCAAGCGGGTCAAATTGGCCTGTTTGGATACACCGCCTACTCCCCATCCAAGTTTGCCCTGCGTGGTTTAGCAGAGTCCCTGCAGATGGAG ATAAAGCCATACAATATCTATGTGACTGTTGCCTACCCCCCTGACACTGACACTCCAGGATTGGCTGAGGAAAATAAGACGAAG CCTCTTGAGACCAAATTAATTGCTGAAACCTCTGGAGTTTGCCAACCAGACCAAGTGGCGAAAATCATTGTTCGGGATGCAGTG CAGGGGAACTTCAACAGCTCTGTGGGACCTGATGGTTACATGCTGTCAGCCCTCACCTGTGGAATGTCACCAGTCACCTCTATCACAGAAGGTCTCCAGCAG ATTGTTACCATGGGATTGTTTCGCACCATCGCCCTCTTCTACTTGGGGAGCTTTGACAGCATTGTGCGGCGCTGCATGATTCAGAGGGAGCAGTCGAAAGCAGCTGATAAGAGGGAGTAA
- the vps4b gene encoding vacuolar protein sorting-associated protein 4B isoform X2, translating to MATNNNLQKAIDLASKAAQEDKAQNYEEALRLYQSAVQYFLHVMKYEAQGEKAKQSIRAKCGEYLDRAEKLKEYLKKKEKAPPAKPVKESGSEDKGNESDEGDDPEKKKFQNQLSGAIVMEKPNIKWNDVAGLEGAKEALKEAVILPIKFPHLFTGKRTPWRGILLFGPPGTGKSYLAKAVATEANNSTFFSISSSDLVSKWLGESEKLVKNLFTLAREHKPSIIFIDEIDSLCGSRSENESEAARRIKTEFLVQMQGVGIDNEGILVLGATNIPWTLDSAIRRRFEKRIYIPLPEEHARSFMFKLHLGSTPNSLTESDFVTLGKKTDGYSGADISIIVRDALMQPVRKVQSATHFKKVRGPSRADPNVIVDDLLTPCSPGDPNAIEMTWMEVPGEKLLEPVVCMSDMMRSQASTKPTVNEQDLDKLKKFTEDFGQEG from the exons ATGGCTACCAACAATAATTTACAG AAAGCCATCGATCTTGCCAGCAAGGCGGCTCAGGAGGATAAAGCTCAGAACTACGAGGAGGCTCTGCGCCTGTACCAATCTGCTGTTCAGTACTTCCTCCATGTGATGAAAT ATGAAGCCCAGGGTGAAAAGGCCAAACAGAGCATACGGGCAAAATGCGGCGAATATTTGGACAGAGCAGAGAAGCTGAAGGAGTATctaaagaagaaagagaaagctcCTCCCGCCAAGCCCGTCAAAGAATCGGGATCTGAGGACAAAGG gaatGAAAGCGATGAAGGTGATGATCCAGAGAAAAAGAAGTTCCAAAATCAACTCTCAG GTGCAATTGTTATGGAGAAACCAAACATCAAATGGAACGATGTTGCTGGTTTAGAGGGAGCCAAGGAGGCACTGAAAGAGGCTGTTATTCTTCCTATCAAATTCCCCCACCTATTCACAg GAAAGAGAACACCATGGAGAGGGATCTTGCTCTTTGGACCTCCAGGTACGGGAAAGTCCTATCTGGCCAAAGCCGTTGCCACAGAGGCAAACAACTCAACcttcttctccatctcctcgTCTGACCTTGTCTCCAAATGGCTTGGAGAGAGTGAAAA GTTGGTGAAGAATCTGTTCACCCTTGCAAGGGAGCACAAGCCTTCCATCATCTTCATTGATGAGATAGACTCCCTGTGCGGCTCAAGAAGTGAGAACGAGAGTGAGGCTGCTCGCCGTATTAAGACAGAGTTCCTGGTTCAGATGCAGG gtgTGGGGATTGACAATGAGGGAATCCTGGTACTTGGGGCAACAAACATCCCATGGACCCTCGACTCAGCCATCAGGAGAAG ATTTGAGAAAAGGATCTACATCCCGCTGCCTGAGGAGCACGCCCGCTCCTTCATGTTCAAGCTCCATCTGGGTTCCACCCCCAACAGTCTCACCGAAAGTGACTTTGTCACTCTTGGCAAGAAGACAGACGGATACTCGGGAGCAGACATCAGTATCATTGTCAGAGATGCTCTTATGCAGCCTGTTCGAAAGGTCCAGTCAGCAACTCACTTCAAAAAG GTACGAGGACCATCAAGAGCTGACCCCAACGTTATTGTAGATGACCTCTTGACTCCCTGCTCACCTGGCGATCCCAATGCGATTGAAATGACATGGATGGAAGTCCCTGGAGAAAAACTACTGGAGCCTGTAGTATGCATG tCCGACATGATGAGGTCTCAGGCCAGCACAAAGCCAACAGTCAATGAACAAGATCTGGACAAACTGAAAAAATTCACAGAGGACTTTGGACAGGAAGGCTAA
- the vps4b gene encoding vacuolar protein sorting-associated protein 4B isoform X1 has protein sequence MEPTTLQKAIAVAQKASQEDQDGNYEEAILSYQHAVKYFLHILKREPQGKDGNQKIRDRCKQYLDRVEELQEYLVNKEKAIDLASKAAQEDKAQNYEEALRLYQSAVQYFLHVMKYEAQGEKAKQSIRAKCGEYLDRAEKLKEYLKKKEKAPPAKPVKESGSEDKGNESDEGDDPEKKKFQNQLSGAIVMEKPNIKWNDVAGLEGAKEALKEAVILPIKFPHLFTGKRTPWRGILLFGPPGTGKSYLAKAVATEANNSTFFSISSSDLVSKWLGESEKLVKNLFTLAREHKPSIIFIDEIDSLCGSRSENESEAARRIKTEFLVQMQGVGIDNEGILVLGATNIPWTLDSAIRRRFEKRIYIPLPEEHARSFMFKLHLGSTPNSLTESDFVTLGKKTDGYSGADISIIVRDALMQPVRKVQSATHFKKVRGPSRADPNVIVDDLLTPCSPGDPNAIEMTWMEVPGEKLLEPVVCMSDMMRSQASTKPTVNEQDLDKLKKFTEDFGQEG, from the exons AAAGCTATTGCCGTAGCACAGAAGGCCTCGCAGGAAGATCAGGATGGGAACTATGAGGAGGCCATCCTCTCCTACCAACATGCTGTCAAGTATTTTCTGCACATCTTAAAAC GTGAACCCCAGGGTAAAGATGGCAACCAGAAGATCAGAGATAGGTGTAAACAATACCTGGACAGAGTGGAAGAACTACAGGAGTACCTAGTGAATAAAGAG AAAGCCATCGATCTTGCCAGCAAGGCGGCTCAGGAGGATAAAGCTCAGAACTACGAGGAGGCTCTGCGCCTGTACCAATCTGCTGTTCAGTACTTCCTCCATGTGATGAAAT ATGAAGCCCAGGGTGAAAAGGCCAAACAGAGCATACGGGCAAAATGCGGCGAATATTTGGACAGAGCAGAGAAGCTGAAGGAGTATctaaagaagaaagagaaagctcCTCCCGCCAAGCCCGTCAAAGAATCGGGATCTGAGGACAAAGG gaatGAAAGCGATGAAGGTGATGATCCAGAGAAAAAGAAGTTCCAAAATCAACTCTCAG GTGCAATTGTTATGGAGAAACCAAACATCAAATGGAACGATGTTGCTGGTTTAGAGGGAGCCAAGGAGGCACTGAAAGAGGCTGTTATTCTTCCTATCAAATTCCCCCACCTATTCACAg GAAAGAGAACACCATGGAGAGGGATCTTGCTCTTTGGACCTCCAGGTACGGGAAAGTCCTATCTGGCCAAAGCCGTTGCCACAGAGGCAAACAACTCAACcttcttctccatctcctcgTCTGACCTTGTCTCCAAATGGCTTGGAGAGAGTGAAAA GTTGGTGAAGAATCTGTTCACCCTTGCAAGGGAGCACAAGCCTTCCATCATCTTCATTGATGAGATAGACTCCCTGTGCGGCTCAAGAAGTGAGAACGAGAGTGAGGCTGCTCGCCGTATTAAGACAGAGTTCCTGGTTCAGATGCAGG gtgTGGGGATTGACAATGAGGGAATCCTGGTACTTGGGGCAACAAACATCCCATGGACCCTCGACTCAGCCATCAGGAGAAG ATTTGAGAAAAGGATCTACATCCCGCTGCCTGAGGAGCACGCCCGCTCCTTCATGTTCAAGCTCCATCTGGGTTCCACCCCCAACAGTCTCACCGAAAGTGACTTTGTCACTCTTGGCAAGAAGACAGACGGATACTCGGGAGCAGACATCAGTATCATTGTCAGAGATGCTCTTATGCAGCCTGTTCGAAAGGTCCAGTCAGCAACTCACTTCAAAAAG GTACGAGGACCATCAAGAGCTGACCCCAACGTTATTGTAGATGACCTCTTGACTCCCTGCTCACCTGGCGATCCCAATGCGATTGAAATGACATGGATGGAAGTCCCTGGAGAAAAACTACTGGAGCCTGTAGTATGCATG tCCGACATGATGAGGTCTCAGGCCAGCACAAAGCCAACAGTCAATGAACAAGATCTGGACAAACTGAAAAAATTCACAGAGGACTTTGGACAGGAAGGCTAA